From Malus sylvestris chromosome 1, drMalSylv7.2, whole genome shotgun sequence:
tcttgcgattgcggccgagaaaggaacacgtctcggcctcttgggctctcgaacctgaagacaaggttactattcttacgaagttcaatatcaaattcggctttcaatgtgccgaatgtaataactgtaacacctcacttcgccgagaaggctgatgagatgacctcgaccaataaggatttagaaacccttctcgaccgagacttggataggtaatcaatcgttctcgccgcagtgctgttgatgccaacggaagatactgcgagaccgactgactctacggtgacagagttatctatgccgacttaagatatcaccggttgcttccacagtgctgttgatgccaacggaagatgtgtcagcgaaaaagaaaatgaaaaaaaatctcaagttgttgagagtttgcgcagggcaattttgtattgatttgcaggggcttTCCTTAATGCACAGCTTCCCCTATTTATAGCGCTGGTCCTCGAGCCCGAGTTACAATCCTATTCGGACTAGGTTTCCCTCTCTGGATCAACATCACCTCGACCAATCCTATCTCcactaggactacgaatctagtccttaactgagccagATTCGCTTTCTGGATTACTGATCCCGTCGAGAGTCCCTATTGTACTAGGACTCGGCTTGCGTtctgatttaaccgacctaggcttggaagcccatgagctgaacgaTCCATGGTCCTTTCGCCGCACGGCCTCCCGGGCCGAGAGTGATcctaccctcggcccaaactattattttgggcccaaactattattttgggcccaaacaactACATATAGAGGAAAATTATGTAGGAGAAAGAAACAATGAAAAGGAGGGGGTTTGAAGGAATGATAAAACGTAGAGAAGAAATGCGTATGGAATGACAAAATGGAAGATCAAATATTAAAAGAcaattttaagttgtttttactttcaagattttgtttttatgtaatCTTCATTTAATTTCTCCCTCCAACCACCTCTCTTCATACTTTTCAATTCCTCATTTCTTTCGTACTTTTTCATTTATCTCTAgcataaaaaatcaaaattatagcctaaaaacaaaatagttatcaaataaAACATAAGTTGTCACGTTGCGTATCTCTTATTTCTCCATTATCATAATGTGAAAATTTTTCTGTTTATTTCTCTCATCGTGTGGCTACCAAAAAGAGAGTGACATAGCCAAAGATCATGAAAGGTTTCATGTGTAGAgtattttctttcaaaaatctAAAGTCAATACGTGTGCATGCATGCGCAGCGGCAACCTGCTGGCAACTACTAGTAGAGTTGGcaaaagtattttattttagtatcaATTCGATAAGGAAGAAAGCAAAGCACAAGCCAAAAGCAGTGCTTAATGCGCACGAATCTTTATGCATTTTAATTTGGACATTCTTAGCACATATTTTGGTTCAAGTGCTATATACTGCTATGTTACATGTATAATGAAGGACCTGGTGGTTGTCAAATGATCTAATAatttagaattagggttttaaacTTTTAATCATTAAATTGCACACGGAAAATGCAAATGTGGAACTATGAGATGGACAGCATATGTATTTAGCTATTTAATAAAGTTTAAAGTAAAATATTATTTCAACACCAGCTACTACTTTAATCTAGTGCAAGAAATTAAAGAAATTTGCCATTAATTTCTTGCACTTAGCTCCTAAGCTCCGGAAAAGGATTCTCGTCGGATTCTTTTTTTGGGGATCCCGGATTCCCGGGGATTCCGTGATCGTGaccattcatcgtatattgtgttATTAGTTTTTGTTAGATACTTTTaatacgatatacgatgaatgatcACGATCACAGGATTCTCGAGATCCCCAGAAAAAGGATCCAACGATGATCCTTTTCCCTAAGCTCCACGATTGGATTTTGGCCAGAATGAAATTAAGaagtttttaaggaaaactaatgaaaatggtttgaaaactttaagttttaatgatatagacaaaataaagggtaaagtgaatggtaccataattgactttttaatgtaaaaatataatttttcgttaaagtgaataataccgaaTTTTTttcgtttatttatttattttttaaataaagaagCATAtgttattaaattaaataacatatgttgaaaaacaaatgcttttttttaaaaaagcgAGTTCTAAGCTCGATCGTGCATAATGGAGGAGAATCAGAATAAGTCACTACTTCAAAACAAGGAAGCTTGTCAAATCTGATATCTGATTCGGGTAGTCTGGCAGTGATGGGATTCATCCCTGTTTTCCGGAACCGGATTCTCTCCGGATCCAAGGGAATTGAATTCAGTGATCAAATGATCtagatcattgaaatttgatacaacggttataattattataatttttagagagCTTATATTTTGTAGCcgtaaaattaaatttcaataatCCAAATAACTTGATGAATGAGTTAAATTCCTTTGGTCCAGAGAGTATCCGGTTCCCTGTTTTCCATCTCGGCAAAAGTAATAATGAAAATGATGGCTTGATTGAGACATTGTGCTCGATTTGGACAATAAATTATTCTCCAATTACATATGCATCCATGAGATCCCTCAAAAGCTGGAGCGAAATAGGAGAGTAACATGATCGAATAAATACTATTTGTAGAGCAAAAAATATTCAATACGTgaatttttaacaaaagaagacaaaactacTCTTAGGGCATATCAGGATTCCTATGCGTAAGCAGCAGACAATTATTCcccaaccaagtcaaaagtaccCAAttggtatcaacttaaaacctaatttattcatatatttcctatttcattatttagctaatcaattagctaaatactaTACTTATTTCATAATTCCTAAAACATTCcttctaaaataataataaatagctatttaatgggttaattagctaattattccCTTAATTAGCATTTAGACCATTCACTTTATCCTAACTCTCACAAAAAGGCCGGCCATCTTTCATATCCAAAAGAAATCAGCCTTTCCTTCTACCTTTTTCCTTGGTATGACAAATAATTAGCCAAGTTAATTAGGgagttattttattttgtaactcctaattaaacccaaaaaaccctagctaggccggccacctcctatccctataaatatactcccattcttACCAAAAAGCCAATTACAACAccttggcaaaaatcccaaaattctctaaacattttttctctctaaattctaactttggcatcggaggttcttcggccaaagcccccccaattcatcatgggcgcgtgaggctcttggcctttaacctaaggtgttaattgttttgtaggtgcaaaattgtccaagatcaaggaggaagaaattttcaTCCACACTATCCACAAAGAAAAATATCTAAAGGACTACGAAGAGCAAaattgttgagaatgagtctcaCATTGATGAGAGGAGAGATCTTGCATGGACTTTTAAGAGGTTGGGATATTCCttatattaccaattggttttatagtggaatcccaacttttttcatggtatcagagctaggtTGTCTTACGTGTGAAGCCAAAGGGTCACATGTCACATGTGAAGCCAGAAGGCCACATGTACTCCATGTCACCCCGTTGTGTTGTTCACGTGTTAGACTCATTGAACTACTCTTCATATTATCAATTatttttatggtggaaccccaacTTTCTTAAAAAATAACCACGTAAAAATTTGCTAACGCTGCATATTGTAGTGCGCAAACGTCATAAGTAATCTTATTCATTTTTACCTAACTAATTGTAATTTGAATCTCTTATCTTACCCCATCGCAGGGTGAGGTCTCTCATCATTAAAGTCATTTCAGCAATGAGCGTGCTAGTAATCAAGAAAGATCAAGCTAATAGAAAACGCTTCTACGTAAGATACTTTTATAACGTGAAAACGCTTCTACAACAAAACTATACTATCGAGATGGAGTCTATAATAATTATGTATCAaactcatcataaatatatattaagtCTTCTAAGTGTAGTGAACATGATATATACATCCTCTAACAACTGGAGACAACTACCGCTAAGACCTAACCCTAGTTGGGAATTAAAGTAAATTCCATTTTCAGCACCTCTTGCTCTCTATACACTTTTGTGATATGAGTCACGTACGTTTAAGCCAAATTTTGACTTAATCACTTGGAGCGATGATTTAATTACTGCTTGCTTAGTAAGATATGAATCATATAATATGATAATGAAGGATAATATTCGATGTGTTGAAAAGAGGTACTACAGGTTTTGATGCTTAACTTGGTGACATATGGGTTCTCTTCACAGAAAGTTACCGTTTCAGCACACCTTATCGTGGAATCCTAAGAATACCAAGATTGAGATGTACATAATTTACTATGCCTATAAGTAACTGCTTCTGCTTCTCCATTTTTTCTCATCCCTGATCATCACTCACTAGCAACTAGTTTTAGAACAAGATCAACATGTCTAAGTGCTCCACGGCTCAGATGCTCATTCGGCTGATGCCGTTCATGGCTGTCACCTTACTGCAATTTGGGTTCGCAGGTTTGTTCATAATTTCAAAGTTTGCTCTAAACCGTGGGATGAGCCCGCAGGTCTTCGTAGCCTATCGGCACGCTGTGGCCACTGTTTTTATAGCTCCTTTCGCCATTATCTTCGATAGGTGCGTCTCCCTGTCACCCTCCTTTTCTGTATGTCGTAATCTTTTTTGCATTTGACATGTTGAGAGATGAAGAAAACTAATCCACTGAAGTTATTCTATTGCAGGAGAGTAAGGCCAAAGATGACcttatctattttttttaagattgttttgcttggcctCTTAGAGTTAAGTACCGTGACCACTAAGTCACATATTTTTCAGCTTATTTCTgagtttgaaaaaaataaagttttaattatatagtactgtttttctttttaaacatATTGGAAAATCAAACTAATCAAGTGATGATCTCACTCTTAATTATTATTAGGCCTGTAATGGACCAGAACTTGGCCTATACCGGGATGAAGCTTACAACAGCAACTGTTACATCTGCTCTGTACAATGTCCTTCCTgcttttgcattcataatggctTGGGTTTTCAGGTATATTTaattaacacacacacacacacacacacaacacaccgtatatattatatatatatatatagtaaattgtagcaatggtccatcaactttaatcaaattgaagcaatgatccctcaactaaaaatccattactattggtccctcaacttatcaaagtGTGTAGCTATAGttcttttcatcaattttgtcaaaataagttatgttgaaataaccatttatataattagggtccctcaactcatcaaagtgtgtaattatggttattttcgtcaactacatcaaaaattttgtcaaaacgagttatgttggaatgaccgttgctacaattgagttaaagttaagggacaatTTCtttagttgaattaaagttgagggaccaatgataatgaatttttagttgagggaccatatcTACATGCTTTaatgagttgagagaccaatggtaatgaatttttgattgagagaccattgctccaattgagttaaagttaaggaatcatagctacaatttactcatatATATTCCTACTGTATATATTGCTCTAATTTGTTTGCATAGTTCAGGAAAATGTGGAATTATTTAATTTGTCTGGTATTAATGTTAGGCTTGAGAAGGTTAATTTGAGAAGCCTGCATAGCCAGGCAAAAATATTGGGGACCATAGTGATGGTGGGAGGAGCCATGCTTATGACTCTAATTAATGGACCCATGTTGAATTTTCCGTGGACAAGAAGAAATCCCCATCACGAATCTACAGTTTCCACAGATCATCAAGATCATATAAAGGGAGCTATCATGGTTGCAGCGGGATGTTTCTGCTGGGCTGGTTTCGTCACTCTCCAAGTAAGTCTCTAAAGTTTAatgcaacttttttttaatcaactGAGATTATCAGAATTCGAGCTTGAAATATCTTTCAACATTAGAAAAAAGTATAAGTAGATTGAGAGTTGATATTTTACTTGGAGTAACATGCAAGTAACAACCACGGCTATTGATGTGAAATCCTGTTCCTGAATTTTACAGTTATAacctacgtatttgtattattgagattttatattatttttcgggaatttatattaatttagattttaattaactagttacgaagtttgaagttcggaaattaattctttaaaatttgttgacctttcgaggtcacaattaATGTTTTCGAATAGATCTTGAAACCACGAGCGTATAGGCGAAAGCTGTTTGCGAATCGGGATTATAACGGAAAAGATACGGTTGTCCAAAatcgttttctttcttttattaaattttagactagaaattaattaaactccCACCTACTAGGAAAGAGGACCAATCAGCCTATTGTTTAAGGACCAATCAGAAATTAGCGAGGAGGGGGACCAATCAGGAAGGGAGAGAAAAGACATCCCCTTCCCGTCGACCCAGACACCTGCACCCAACCTGTTCGACCCGAAGTGGTTTCCAGCCACTTCCGCCATTTTTTTCAGGCCAAACTCACCAATCTACCACTTGCAACCTCTTCCACAACCTCCCCTCTACCATTCCCGCTCAAGATCGAAAGGTTTTAGGTCCAAAATCTCGAGGAACTTCATCGGAGCACCGGAGGTTTTTGACGGCGATCCTGCCGTTCTGGCGAGTTacaccacccaccaccaccattaaTCAAATCCCTTTGGACCCAGGAATGGTAGGGGCATCGGAACACCGAGGAAGGAGAATCAAAGTTTACCCATATTCTAGGGTTTCCAACGAGTGCGAGCCAATTTGGGGTATTTTCcgaccaaattggacttggtcaCATGTATAGAACTTTCTCTAtgcattgagatcttcatttctgtaaaatttggtaatttttggaaatagttgaattttccagcTAGTCGAAGCGGCGCGTGGGCCGAGACCCCACTTGCCCTTCCTAGACTAATTTGGATACCCTTATTTCATATGTGACATTTGATTGACGAAATCTTGTCGTATGACTATAGTTTTGTTACAGACCGCCTCTTGGacattatatgaattgacaaccCGACCGTTGAATCATCACCAAACCTTGAtacgttatagtacgtaatatttgaggactaTAGGAATTGATAAATTGGAAATCCgacatacggatcttcccaaattgaattgctaagtttgtaaaaccaaacgttgaTAGCAACTTAATTCTAGCAATTGGCAGAGATCTGACCGTTGAATTGTTCCGAAATTTTAGAATATTGTTCTAGAAGATAAATAAGACATTGGGAAGTTACATATCGGAAATCCATGGGCGAATGTTCAAGATTGACTTGTAtaaggttgtggaccctacctttGATAGAGACTTGACTTTTGGCTAATATGCTACAAATTGATCTTTAATATTAAAAACCAATATTACTAGAGACTATGTAGGGCTTAGTGAGCCTTTATTGGTTAGTAGTTATCCCAGATTATATATACATCGATTTATGTGTATGAGACGTCATATTGTGAtgtatatgtgtttatttatcttCTTAATAATGtgaaggctttttagccaaaatggtccatgagatttgcataacacatcactttggtccctgagattgaaaatcaatataaatggtccctgagattgtccaccatccattatattggtcatttcgttaaaaactccgttaagtatTCCAGAGCTTTTGGCTGGAagtttaggcaattttcaaagcttcgtaactcaattgtttcttaaccaaatttgacccataatatatcaaaatgaagataggaaagtgtagaacaagattatacctatttcgaagcccaatgattctggagatggccggaaaatagcctaaaATGTGATTAGTCTGCGGGGAGAATTGGAAAACTCGTTGGAAACCtggtaaattttaaacgttcataacttcttcaatactcaacgtaatcaagtgattcaaaaatgaaaatcatacttatcaataagacgaagagaatggtaccttacTAGATGGTTAaatcaccgtggtttggccagaaaacagctcgaaagtggctaactcgagaccaagacatccactttcgagccatttttcggccaaaccacggtgattTAGCCGTTGAGAAAGGTATCATTTTattcgtctcgtcgagaagtatgatttttgttttgaatcactcgattttgttgagtattgaagaagttatgaacgtttaaaatttacccagttttcggccagttttccagttttcccacggactagtcacctttcaggctattttctggccatctttggcaaccattgggcttccaaataggtataatcttgttctacactttcctatcttcattttgatatattatgggtcgaatttggttaagagacgattgagttatgaagttttgaaaattgcccaaactttcggccaagagcttcgggacacttaacagagtttttaatggaaggaccaaaataatggatggtgaacaatctcagggaccatttctatttattttcaatcttagggaccaatgtgatgtgttatgcaaatcttagggaccattttggctaaaatgcCTAATGTGAATGATAAGTATGATAAATGTTATGACAATGTGATCCTAGAACCCTATTAGATGTATTATGTAGAACTTATATGCTTGTGTGACATATTTGTTGGTGGCCATGAGCAGTTGATGGTATAGGTGACTACGTTGCAACTCATAGGGGTTGAGGTATGGATAGGTGGTGTGTTGAATTTATTACACtatgtagcagtggtacatggatggtcctgcttggtatatttgcgttgggggaccatatgtatttcaggggtgatcatgcttggtatttccgcattgggtgatcactacaTGCACGATGAAATTAtgctatggttctgcttggtatatccacgttGAGGGACCATATGCTTTacaggagtgatcatgcttggtatatcaccgttgggtgatcactacctagagttaTATGATACAATCCTGCTTGGCATATCCTCGTTAAGAGACTggtaggggtgatcatgcttggtatatccgtgttgggtgatcactgcctatgCTATTAGATTAtgcatatggttctgcttggtatattcgtgttgggggaccatacgcattcgaGGGGTGATgaggattagttgtacttggtacattcCGATAGGCGATTATATTTCGGTGGGATTTCGTTGAGAGGTCCGGAACCCctactcttgctcatttccataaagtTAGTTCGACCCTAGATTCGAGTGAGTAGGAATTGCTCACAGTCGTTATGTgtataaattagaattatcatgttattacttggaatccaagtagggaattatgtagaattcctttattaaattttgtgCATTGATATGTGATCATGTTGACCAATTAATGTAGTTAAATGTTAATATAGTGCATCTCTGATTCTTAGGACTGATTAATTGaagtgattgtggaatgatgttggatatgattgttattaataCGATTAGATTAGTTGATCAATGTGACtagagaataatattgtgctttGTTGATTCTTTGATATATTACATGCTATGAATTGCGATTTTATGTTgaaacatagtgatttatatgataGATGAATTGGAAATCTTGATTGCATGTGGGTTGTTATGTAGCCCTAAGTCTAGTAATTTCATGCTTGCCAAGTTCTAATAATTAATTGAGGAATGTTATGCCTTTTGGCTTCAACGGACTGTGATATATGTTGAATTCTAGTgaatgaactacgaatgacttgattcTTGTTtaaggtacgtaggcagtctaatgaggaggttagatgcaaccataaagtatacgaaaaattaCTACGCTTTTGGATCGTGAGTTGTGTTTGGCCCATATCACGAAGGTGGGGTATGATAGACGGGTATTTGGTGATGTCTTGGGTtgatcctggacgtatgtcgggatcgggacGTGACAATTGACATAAGTAACTATGCTAATACATAATTATCACTCTCATTGTCATACTTGTTAGAGTATATGTTTGTAGTTATTATGATTGAGACACTTGTTAGAGTATGTGTGTAGTTATTAAGATTGAGACACTTCTTACAATTTTAGAGAATCAGTTGGTTGATGTACTTGTATTGTTGAAGACTATGTAAGTCTAACCTCATGTATTACTTCTTCACTAAGAGTCAAGATTGTTCttcttcattctctctctctctctgaaactCTTTGCTGTTCTTCCTTTCTTTACAAAGATTACAAGTACAATATTGATCAGGGGATATAGCTTAACAATACTAATCACGGCTTTTGTAGGCGATTACACTAAAGTCATACCCTGCTGAGCTCTCCCTAACAGTTTGGATATGCTTGGCGGGCACGGTTCAAGGCTTTGCGGTGGCCCTAGCTTTCGAATGGAATAACCTTACAGCTTGGTCCATACACTTTGATTCTAAGTTGTTAGCTGTTGTTTATTGTGTAAGAACTTCGTAATTTAACCCCAAGCTTTctgataaaaaaatattattgcaGACTACACACTCGCGCACACACGCGCGCGCACACAAAcgcacacatatacatatatatatgcaaaggATCCccattgttgaaaaaaaaaatggggatagGTGTGGTGTCCACTTCACATCG
This genomic window contains:
- the LOC126633907 gene encoding WAT1-related protein At2g39510-like isoform X2 → MSKCSTAQMLIRLMPFMAVTLLQFGFAGLFIISKFALNRGMSPQVFVAYRHAVATVFIAPFAIIFDRRVRPKMTLSIFFKIVLLGLLEPVMDQNLAYTGMKLTTATVTSALYNVLPAFAFIMAWVFRLEKVNLRSLHSQAKILGTIVMVGGAMLMTLINGPMLNFPWTRRNPHHESTVSTDHQDHIKGAIMVAAGCFCWAGFVTLQGIMCSGIAFYIQGIVMKERGPVFVTAFNPLSLIIVAVMSSFILAEIMYLGRVIGAIVIVIGLYMVLWGKSKDQLPSELEKNDKVELDTTI
- the LOC126633907 gene encoding WAT1-related protein At2g39510-like isoform X1, which gives rise to MSKCSTAQMLIRLMPFMAVTLLQFGFAGLFIISKFALNRGMSPQVFVAYRHAVATVFIAPFAIIFDRRVRPKMTLSIFFKIVLLGLLEPVMDQNLAYTGMKLTTATVTSALYNVLPAFAFIMAWVFRLEKVNLRSLHSQAKILGTIVMVGGAMLMTLINGPMLNFPWTRRNPHHESTVSTDHQDHIKGAIMVAAGCFCWAGFVTLQAITLKSYPAELSLTVWICLAGTVQGFAVALAFEWNNLTAWSIHFDSKLLAVVYCGIMCSGIAFYIQGIVMKERGPVFVTAFNPLSLIIVAVMSSFILAEIMYLGRVIGAIVIVIGLYMVLWGKSKDQLPSELEKNDKVELDTTI